In the genome of Synchiropus splendidus isolate RoL2022-P1 chromosome 2, RoL_Sspl_1.0, whole genome shotgun sequence, the window GTGGCCCTGACTTCGGTAATAAGTATTGCATGTGGCAATAGACCTGACACCACAAAAGAATCCAAgaaattttgttcatttttgtaaaaaaaagaacaaagatAAAAACGCTGACATATGCAAGCGACTGATGGGGAATGGTTTTCGCCAAGCAACGTAGCTAGTAGCTGTGATAAGTGACTGCTACGACCATGGCTTCACCATTCAAGAAGAGCATCACAAGCATCAATGTCTACACCTCCCCCAGCAGGCCAGAATGACCATGAGAACTGAGCCCAAAAACTGAAAACTCAGCACAGAAAAGTCACAACAAGAAAGAAACATGGGAGACGATCTGGGTTTGggttaacaacaataaaacacatcaataaTCTGGAGCAGTATGAGGTGCCAGTTCCTTGACAATTCTGCTCCAGGAAAATACTGTACATTTGAGCGGGACTGATGATAGAGTTACCTTCTAAAGAACtttcaaataaagaaaaaaatagtctCCACAAAGGGCACTgttctcatgcagggaaaaagaCGTACCTGCTCTCTGGATGACGTAAAGTGAAACTAGCGACAGGAACAAAGAGATGTTGTCTGTTTCTTTGAACGCTGAATCTTTTTTGTTCCACGAAATTTGCTGCACATCAGAAACATTAGGGATCCATGTGTTCTTCAAGCGTTGTAAGCTGCGTCTTAAATAACATTCTCCTAGTTTCGGATTTAGCTGCGACTCATTTAAGCTGGGATCGTTTCCACATTTTGGATCACACTGAGAGATAAAATGATGCTGAACTTGGCTAAAGACGACTTTCTGACTGTTGATGTGACAGCCTCCGACCTGTGGGCAGCACTGTTTGTGCAGATTTTGACATCCTTCttctaaatcagaatcagaatctctTTATTTCCGACTCTATATCCGACAGGAAATTGCTTTTCGTTGCTACCACAACacctgctcaaaataaaaagagagagTAGGTAACATGCCAAGAATTGATCTGAAGATTGAAGCAGAACATATGTATATGAAACATATACAAGTACATTGAAACAGTCAAACTAGTTTGAACAGAAATATCCACCAAACAGACTTGTGCATTTGCTCTCCATCAAGCAGTTTTCATCTCACTGCTTGACCTTTGGAACTAGGACAAAGCCAGAGCTAATGTGAAATCTTGAGTTGAGTCTAGCTGTGACAGAACCGTGGAAAATGGTCACCTGATTTGCTCACAGTCACGTAAGGAAATCAGCCTCTGTccatttcctgctgctgctgtccctgCTGTCATTGTTCTGTTCACATGAAGCAACAAATGATCAcaatgactcagcagttttggacaagaatgaaagaaaaaaaatcagttgcCCCGGACACATAGTCAGAGCCGTTGAGGGATTGAGCCTCAGAGTGTGCTGTATGAATATGTTGACTATTATTCCACATTATTCCTCATTGACTGGTCCGTCATTATCACAGCTCTTTGGTTCAAAATTCCCACTGTGACTCAGGTGTCCACCACCACGACAGGGATTCGTTCCCCCAAAGCAGCGTGATAGAACGAGCTCTTTAGAAGTCTCATGACACCATGCATGGCTTGAAATTGGGTCTGTGGTGAGTAACCTATGAGGATTGTATGAGCTAAATGTAACAAATCTTTCAACTCAAAGGTTGTTGAAAAGTCAGGAGTGAGGGAGGCGGCAGTGTGGACTTTCAGGAATCAAAGACTTAGTATAACATCCAGAATGTAGCAGCTAGTTTGGGCTTCAACCTGCCCAAATTCTCCGGTGCAGCTCTGGTTTGAAACCAATCATGGACATTCGTTGACTTAAAAATCCTCCTGCActcaacatatttaaaaaataaaaacttatgATTACATCTGAGGCACACTTTCCGAGCGGGCATCTGTTTATAAAAAGTATAATGGGTTTTGCTTCAGATTAGACTACTacaaaagcatctgtgacacaggcttattacatgttttagattagatttgatggccTTTAATAGTCCCACACTGCAGCTATTCAATGTGTTCACagttttaagtgaaatataacTTTGTTTGTATTACTGCTAGAAATATTCATCCTTCCTCATGAATGCCTCTTTAGTGGACTTTTTGTCCActccaggccaccgtagatcaagttACTTCCCCTACCTGTTTGAGCTGATCTGGCTGAAATAAACCaggattatgtttttgtttttgttttgcttttacatATAATAATCTGTGGAAGCATGGACGTCTCACTGCTTTTTCTCATTCTGTTCTCTCTGTTGGGTAAAGCGCTGATCTACGTATCAGGATTTTGTataacactgaaaaaaatagtttacGATAGATTAGACTAGATATATCTGTTAAGTGACCGTTGTGTTTCTCATCTTATTATCTATTTTATTAACTAACCTCAAACCCTCTCTGTTTCTAATGTGCAGCATAGCTTTGTTTTCAACAAAGGAGTGAAGAAAGCCTtctaaaaaaaagtactttcaCTTTGTCAATGTTAATAAAATGTTgcaatgaagtgaagtgaactgCTGAAGATGAAAGCAAATAAAGACACAGATAGCCCCATCATTGTTACTTGGACAGTGCTGTGTTAAGTGTCTTTTCGTGTTCATGTGAGGATCTGCTGTACTGAGGAATGTCCACCGATTCTGCTACCATTTGTCTCACCACCGTGTAGAGTAGTAGTCTCTGGCATCCATCTGAAATACGATTCAGTATGTCCACATGCATCTTGAGTGATTCAAATTGGATCTGCACCACATGAGGTCAAGGTCTTTCCCACTGAGTGGGACGTCACGTCCTTTGTTTTCCATCTTGTGAATGTTGCCTCCTGCATCTGATTCAGTTAAAAATGCTTGAACTCAAGTGTAAAACTGAAGCAGAAAAAGCCCTTATCAGTTGTTAGGGCCTTGACAGAACCACATTGTGGTCGCCATTTaagattttaaaattcaaatcgaAGGAACCCTGTAGGAATGGTGCGAAATATATGATGCTATTATTCTAACTACTGCCAAAATGGAAAGAAACAAACCACCACTGGAAACTTAGTACTGTAGCTCCACCCCAGGTTTCACTGTGGAAGCAGACAATGCTTCAGAGAGCGTGCTCAGAAGGTACACGATACACACCAAATGGCTCTATGAGCATCTGGAAAGTGTCGTGAAGGAATGACACAGAAAAGTCCCCTCTTCCTCCTATTTATCCCGAGCTGACCTTCCCATGATGTCGCACTAAGTAGCAGTATGTCTCTGGTTGTCTTAAAACTCATCCACGGGTGGGTCACTAATCAGATTGAACTTTCAACTTCCAAACAGCTTCCAAAGCCGGGACAACACCATCTAAacaaaatgggggaaaaaaagtgaggCTGGCGTCAGATTGCATTGCATCCAGATTTATCCTCAGATTGTGGAGAGAAATCAAACACGCAAATCTAAAAACATTTGCTTGAGGAAACTCACTTGGGTTATTGTGAGGACTGAACACAAGAACTATttgagtcatgtgatcatctGCAGCATCATCTTCACGGACACACCCCTTTTTTCCTGCCTCACATTGACTACAAATGGCCTTTTCAGAGACACTCATGAACATTTGTAGAGTGACAACCACACGCTGCTTCTCCTCTGAAAGATCAGGAGGATTTTCTATCTCTTAGATGGCAGAGGAGCTCTTACTGGAAAATGCTGCGAAGATCAGCTCGGTGAGTTTCCTCATTGGTTCTCAAACACAAGCGTCAGAGTTCATTCCATGTGCTTTTACAAGCCGGTTTTATGTCGACAAACTTTTTAACTCAAAGCAATCAAAGTTTTCTGTAATGAAGTTGTAAACAAAGAATCTGTGAGAGTGAGACTGTTCCACGTGGCGGTTTGTTGCCCCACAGTTTCATGACTAGTctaatttgcataaagcttctaTGGGCTGTTTGTCTAATGAGTGCAGACCTGCTATACTCTCAACAACTGTGACCGAGGTCCTGTGACACAAAAGTCATCATCTTTAATTTCCATCTGACCTTATGATGTGTGAATTATAGTTGTATTTAATAGATTGATGAACATGAAGACTTCTGCTCTGCATCTCTGCACATCCAGAACAGGTCAACTGAGTCAACCACAGAGTCAGACTCTTCATGCTCATATGACACAAGTTTAACTTAGTTTAGCTTTAGGACAAAGacacaaactttaaaaaaaaaatatgcagcTAGTGCTACTTCAAACCTGTTTTGTTGGTCCCTCCACAACCTCTGactaaaaaactaactgaaaaaACACACCAAAGATGAGCTGCAAATGTGTGACCATGGCTTCTAAATATTTatcgtttttttaatttttttttgttccttcagAGTCTCACCAAGTCTCTGCTGGCGGCGGCTTTACTGGCATCGTTTGGCAGCTCCCTGCTCTACGGATTCAATCTGGCTGTGGTCAATTCTCCGGCATTGGTCAGTATCAGTGAGTGATGTAGCTACTGCTAAAAATGCCACACAACTTACACATTGCTAGTCATGAGATGGCCTTTTGTTTGGCGTGTAAGATCCTCAGCGTTCCGCTTCCTGCCGCTAAGCGTTAGCACTGCGTGTCACATTACTGTGTTTGCCTTGCTTCAAAAAATGTTACACCCTGTGAACCGTGGCCTTAATATTTACGCCTTAAACACCCTGAGAACATTTGATGGTGTGGAGAGGACGTTCCAAGCTTTGTGTGGGCAAAACGATCAAGAAACTTTGGTGTTCACCTGATTTTCACCTCGCCAAATCACATTCTAAGACGTTAAGCTTTTTTCTGATCTCTACCCATAGGGGACACTAGCTGACTGCAAGCCAGGGTGATAGCAACCATGTTGGCCTGAAGAATCAGTACATCTCTGATGTTCATCATCGCTGTTTAAATGGTGAACTGAGTTGTGGCGTTTCACTAGCTGGAGCTCAAAGTGAGGCTTGGCCAGGTCGTGAGGCTGCTGTCGACCATCCATTTGCAATATCTCAAGTCCTTCTTACCTTGAATTGTATCAACAAAATATGCTCCCACCAGAAAAAAACAGCTATTTTGCTATGTTACATTTGCCTCTCTGAAAAGTCTGTGTTTATCTGGTCATCATTGAAACAGGGAAAGAGGCCTCATCTGTTGTCGGAGGACCCTTCCTAGCCCTCGGCTGCGATGCTCTGCACCACCGTAGATAGATAGAAAGCAGCTGTGGAAAAGCTTGGTCTGATGCCTACAGTAGCTCCACTGTCGTATTAGCTTGGCTTCTGTAGCTCACTTGGTTGTGAGATAACACTGGTAACTACTGTGCTAGCTAGCCCACTGTACgagttttttttgcttggtaCCATTCTGTAACAGCTGAACAGTTATATGGTCACAATTTCCTTATCTGGTCCAGTGAGTCAAGGCTGAAATGTGTATCACTCTCTCCAACATCTACAGTACTATCACCACATTCTCACCCCTAAGGTGTCTCCACCTGAGCTGTTGGTCAGAGTTTGTTCTTAGTGACGTTTTACCAAGTTTCAAGTGTGAAGTGAGGCCTGTAATTCTCTCGTGTTTTAGTCACAATGTTTAAAGAGGATTTTCACAAAGCAAATTTAGGCACGTGTCATGTATAAAAGCGTTTTTCTCTGCTGGTCACTTTAAAACCCCCCCTGTCGTCCGCCCAACAGTACATCAAGAGCTTTTACAATGAGACATTCATGGAAAAGTATGAATACTTCCCGGACGAGCATCTGATCACCATCATGTACTCACTGACAGTCTCCATTTTTGCCATCGGCGGCATGTTTGGGGCTCTGTTAGTGGGCCGGCTGGTCACCAAATTTGGACGGTGAGTAACCAGAATGACCTCCGTTGCTAGTTGAATATTGTTTTCAACGTTTAATGGATTgtaacacaaacaggaagggaaCACTGGTGAAATCCACAGTACTGGTGTTTATTGGAGGGGCTATGATGGGACTCAGCAGGACGTTCAGGATGCCATTGATGGTCATCGCCGGTCGCTTCATTGTCGGTCTGCACTCAGGTGAGGCTGCACATCTTTAGTTTCGCTGCCCgatcatttatttatacttGTGTTGTGTCGCACAGGGATCGGTCTCAGTGTGGTGCCCATGTTCCTTGGTGAAATTGCCCCCAAAAATCTTCGTGGCTTCCTGTCTCTCATTCCCAGCATCCACATCTGCCTGGGAGTCTTCATTGCTCAGGTCTTAGGGCTGCATGAGCTGCTTGGACAGGTACAAAACCAAGCTCATCCATGAGGCTAGTTGTTACAATGTCACAATAGTAATGTAGGCCTCTATTGGTGGATGCCATTCAGAGACTTTGCAAAAGAGAACTTAATGCACCACAAATTGTTTTGAATGTAACACTGTAGATACTACCGTATATTTGTTTATCAAGCATAGGctcctcacaaaaacagcaagGGTAGCTTGGTAAAAAATGGCTTTGGAAGAGAAACATTTCATCATATACAAGCTCTCATTGTAGCGGCGATCCCTGAATTATCCCACATAGGGATGGTACACAAGTACATTTTTGTAAAGAACATGATCATAAATCCCAagtgtgactgagtttgacagCACCGGTAGAAAAAATGTATAGTTCATAAGGAcataatttaattttaacataTTCTGTTCGTTTTCAACCATCAAAtctgaagatatttttaaagacatgttttctttttcttttttataaacaGGAGGAACACTGGCCTTTACTCCTTTCGCTTGTCGTGTTTCCCGCCATTGTCCAGATGTTACTGTTGCCATGGTTTCCAGAAAGCCCTCGGTACCTGTTGATAGAAAAAGGCAATGCTCATGCCACCATCGAAGGTAAGACAAATCTGTTTTAGTGCAATGTGCAGATGTTTGACGCCATAACTCAGGCTGGAGGACGTTATTGAAGGTGGATTTCAATTCGACACACAGCAGGATCTGATTCACGAGATGCACGGGTCGCCAACATTATATACTGTGCTATCATTagctcaaaaacaacacaatgagaTCAACTTTCGTTGAGGAGTCAATGTGAAACCACCAGAGACCTCatggcagacagacaggacaGTTTAGATTGGACAATGAGATTGTGAATGCAGCATAGTACGATCTAGACATAAGCATTGTTGAGTACAACTGAGTCTCATCTGCAAATTTGAGCCACTCGAAACTTGGGATAACTCTCGAATGCCTTGTGTTGTGGATGCTCTTCCCTCCAGCCCTGAAGTGGTACCGAAACAACAGTAACCTCCAAGTCGAGGTGGAGGAAATGCAGGAGGAGCAACGCTCGCTCAGCACCATCCAGACCATCTCAGTCTGGCGTCTCCTGAGAGACCGTTGTGTCCGCTGGCAGGTCCTCACCATCATAGTGCTCAACGTCGGCATGCAGCTGTCTGGCATTGATGCGGTGAGAACTTATTGATACTCTCTTCATGTGATGTCATGGTGGGTGTGCAAAGACTGTGCAGTTATGATATGAAAGTGCCCAGCTGCGCCGCTCACATCTGCACTTCATCACCGTCCCAAATGCATTCAGCGTACGCCAAAGCAGGGGGCAACAAGGTCACGCTTCATTATCTTCAGGTCCACCTATCTCCTCAGCACTGCACTCGGAGCTACATGTAGATGGAAGTGCTGGGCTTCAAGGCGTAGATGTTTCACTTGTCCCAGCAGGGGGTGCATCTGCTCAGTCTACTGCTCGACAAGGAGCATGGAAGGCGTGTTTAAGAGGACAAAGTGTGATAGAAAATTTGACCAAAAagtatgttttttgttgttgtttttttcgaAAAGGTACCCTTAAACTGTGTGTTATGAGAACCTCTACTTGAAATTAAAATTACTAGCTGGTTAGCAAACCACAACCAAAATGGAAGCTTCATCTCACTTCACAAATGGTTTTAAAATATGAGAGCTAAGCAGTCGTGTTGGTGACAACATCATCTACCATGGCATTGTCGAAAGTAGAGGAACCAGAGACGGCCATAGAAGCCCTGAACCTTCTGCTTTGCTTATCCAGCATGACTCTAACTC includes:
- the LOC128754250 gene encoding solute carrier family 2, facilitated glucose transporter member 5-like; its protein translation is MAEELLLENAAKISSSLTKSLLAAALLASFGSSLLYGFNLAVVNSPALYIKSFYNETFMEKYEYFPDEHLITIMYSLTVSIFAIGGMFGALLVGRLVTKFGRKGTLVKSTVLVFIGGAMMGLSRTFRMPLMVIAGRFIVGLHSGIGLSVVPMFLGEIAPKNLRGFLSLIPSIHICLGVFIAQVLGLHELLGQEEHWPLLLSLVVFPAIVQMLLLPWFPESPRYLLIEKGNAHATIEALKWYRNNSNLQVEVEEMQEEQRSLSTIQTISVWRLLRDRCVRWQVLTIIVLNVGMQLSGIDAIWFYTNDIFRGAGIQESQIQYTTVGTGAIEVISGMLGCFTIDRVGRRPLLIGGFLFMGICCAGITVSVLFQAHVAFMHYISVGCVVGIIAGFCIGPAGVPFLITAELFKQSHRPAAYTVAGCLNWLSNFTIGFVFPFLEISLGPYCYLIFCGICLSVALYTIFVIPETKNKTFMEISQMFATKNKMSEDDVNANGHLKLSQMNMNGYGSLGILREK